TTTCACCGCCGTCGGTTCGTCCGACTCGACCAGTAGCGTCTCGACGCCGGCCGCCGCCAGTTCGCGCCGAGCCATGGTACCGTGGTCATCCCGGCCGACGCTCCCGAGGACCAGCGGGTCCGCATCAAGCCCGGCGAGTGCGACGGCCGCATTCGACGCGCTCCCTCCGCTGGACTGTGACCGGTCGGTGATGCGCCCCTCGCCGTCGGGCTTCGGGAAGTGGTCGACGTGGAGCGTCACGTCCCAGTTGACGTGGCCGGCACAGATGACGCGCATGTCCACCGCTGGGGGTGGCGTTGTGATAGCAGTTTCCCACTGATACGGGCTGGTGTCGCCCCTTCCCACTCCCGGGAGGGACATAGCGACACCAGCCCGTACGAGAGATATGCAGCATATTTAACATCGACCGGAACAGACCGGCGCACATGGTAATGGTCCCCGATAGCATCCTCCCGAGGAGTGGTTGGACCGGCATACGACTACTGCAGGTAGAGGTGACTGCGTGATGCGCCACGGTGTGGCTGTACTCGCCTGCTTAGTCGTCGTCGGCTCGCTTCCGCTTTCAGTCGCCGGCGCGAGCGTCAACGCGTCGATATCGAACGTCGAGGTGTCGCCGTCGTCACCAGCACCGGGTGAAACCGTCACGTTCGACACGACTGTCCGAAACCTAGAGAGTAGCGACGCGCCCCTCGAAATCAACGACATCGCGATCCGGAAGTCGGGCGGCAGAGGAATCACAGAATACGAGCGCGTCTCGAATCTGGGCTCGATTGCGCCGGGCAGTACGCTGGAAGTACCCCTGACTGCATCGTTTGATTCGTCCGGCAGCAAAGACCTCCGCGTCATCGTGTACGGCCGTGACCGCGGGACGGGCGAGAACGTCGAACTCAGATACCCGGTGAAGCTAAACGTCAAAGAGCGTCACCCGCAGGTAGATATCACGGCCAACGACTCCGTCGCGGGCGTCGAATCGACCGGTGAAGTCACTGTCGCCAACGGGCTCGACACCCAGATAACGAACGTCGAAGTCGTCGTCGAGGGCGACGGCGTCGAGATGACAAAGAGCCGGACGGTCCGGTCCAGCGTCGCACAGAACGGGTCGATTACAGCCCCGTTCCGGTTCCGACCTGAATCCGCCGGCGAACACTCGCTGACTGCAACGATCAGCTACACCGTTGACGGGGATACCACTCGCAACACGACTCGGACGACAGTCATCGAGTCGGACCCGCTCCGGAACAGCGTGGAACTCGATACGACTGCAGTCGGTAGCGGCACCGACCGCGCGCTACGGGTCGCCGTCTCCAACGGGGGCAACGCTCCGCTCTCTGATGTCATGATCAGTGCAACGTCCGAGAACGCGTCGTTCCAGCGCGTACTGCTCGAGAACATCTCGGCCAGTACGACCCGGCAGGTGCGGCTGAACGCCACGATGGACGAGCCCCGGGCGGACGTCACCGTCACGGCCAACTACGAACTCGGAACCGAAACGGAGCAGACGACCACCGAAACGACGCTCCGGTCCGTCCCGGGAACGATAGATCTTACCGGTCTGGACGTGGTCAGACAGGGCGGTCGACTGCAGATTTCCGGAAGTGCAAGCAACGTCGGGTCGACGGATGCGGACAGCGTCCTCGTGAGTGTCGTCAATACTGAAACCGTCACTCCGGCGACGCCGAACCGCGACTACTTCGTCGGCACGGTCCCGGCCAGCGACTTCGTCTCCTTCGACGTGTACGCACGGACGGAGGGGAACGTCACGTCGGTGCCACTGGAAGTGACGTACCTCGTCGACGACACGCGGAAGCGACAGACGTTCGACGTAAACATCGACCGGATGGGCGGTATGGCACCACAGCCGGAGCAGGACGGTGACAGCGAAGGTGGTGACCAGAACAGCATGCTGCCGGTGTTCGTCGCCGGTGGTCTGGCGCTACTGGTCGTCGTCGGTGTCCTCGTGCGTCGCTACCGCCGCGGTGACGACGATATCGAGGTATGACGGTCATCGACGCACAGGGACTGGTCAAGCGCTACCGTACCGGCGGCCAGACCCTCTACGCACTGGCGGGTATCGACTTCGCCCTCGAAGCCGGCGAGTTCGTCTCGATTATGGGGCCCAGCGGCAGTGGCAAAACGACCCTACTGAACATCCTCGGACTACTTGATACGCCGACGGAAGGGACCGTCTTGCTGGAGGGGCAGGACGTGACCGGACTCGGCGACAGCAAGCGGACCGCGCTCCGCAAGCGAACGATCGGGTTCGTGTTCCAGCACTTCTATCTCCTGCCGACGCTGACTGCCGTCGAGAACGTCGAGGTGCCCCTGCTGTTGGACAGTGATCCGAAAGTCACAAAACGGGCCAGAACGCTTCTGGAGCGGCTTGGACTCGGTGACCGACTCGACCACAAGCCCGACGAACTCTCCGGTGGCCAGAAGCAGCGCGTCGCCATCGCGCGCTCGCTCATCAACAGCCCGAAGGTCGTACTCGCCGACGAGCCGACGGGTAACCTCGACAGCGAAACCGGACGGCAGATACTCGACGAGTTCCGCCGCATCGCCGACGAGGACGACGTGGCAATCGTCGCAGTCACCCACGACGACCTGGTCAACGAATACGTCGACCGGACCGTCCATCTGGTCGACGGCACCATCGGGAGGGAACGGAAGAATGGCGGGTAGGTTCTTCCCGGCCGCACTGATGGCGCGTCGCAACCTCACGCGGACGAAGATGCGGTCGTTGCTGGCGTCGCTGGGTATCGTCATCGGCGTCGTCGCCATCGCTTCGTTGGGGATGTTCGGCGTCGCGCTCCAGTACTCGTTCACCCAGAACCTCGGCAACGTCGGCAACCAGCTCACGGTGTACCCGAACTCAGGCGAAAACATCACTGAACTCACCGAACGCGATATCCGTACGATCCGCAGAGAGGCAAGCCCGACAGCGACTGTCTCGCCGGTAAAGACTCGCATTGAGCCGGTGTCGTACAACCGCGAGGACGCAGTCAGGGAACAAATATACGGCGTCGAGGACCCGGCGGCGTTGTACGAGGCCAAGGAGGGACGGGTCTCGCCGTTCCGGTCCGGTGCCCTCGTCGGGTCAGACGTCGCGGAGGAGCACGACCTGCATCCCGGGAGCCAGATCACTGTCAACGGGACCAGCGTCCGCATCCGGGCCGTGCTCGAAGAAGGCGACCCGTTCTCCTCGACGAACCCCGACAACCGAATCATCATGCCGGCTACGTCGTTCAGCCAGCGTGGCTACTCGGAAGTGTACGTTATCGAGTCCACTGGGACGCAGGCCAACGAAACAGCCATGGGGATACGTAACTCTCTCAACGACCGCGAGGAGCGGGTCTTCGTTCAGGAACTGGGCTCTCTCGTCGATACCATCGAGGAGCAGTTCCAGATAATCAACACCGTCCTCGCCGGCATCGCATCGATCTCGCTGCTCGTCGCCGGTATCTCGATTCTCAACGTCATGCTGATGTCCACCGTCGAACGCCGGGAGGAAATCGGCGTCCTCAGAGCGGTCGGCTACCAGAAGCGGGACGTCCTCAAAGTGATGTTGATGGAAGCGACGCTGCTCGGGTTCCTCGGCGGCATCGCTGGTGTCATTCTGAGTGTCGGAGCCGGGCTGGCGATAAACCACTACGCCGTCGGCGATGCGATGGCGGTCTTCAGGCTGCCAAACGCCTGGTACGTCGGCGCAGCGTTCACCTTTGGGGTGCTGACGAGCATCGTCAGCGGCCTGTATCCGGCCTGGAAAGCAGCGAGCGAAGAACCGGTCGACGCGCTACGCGGTTAAATCGTCGCGTCGACGCCCGGTTCCAGCAACGGGTCGGTTCGGTCGACCGACAGCGAGTCGAACTGTGCAAGCCAGTGCTCGTCGCCGCGCTCGAAGGCCTCCAGCGCGTCACCGACGGTGTAGGTCCGTTCGTTGTCCGAACACGGGAACACGCCCTCCAGGTCGTCGCCGTCGTAGATCGCCAGCGAGACGACTGGGAACACGACGACGTCGTCGACGCGGTCCATCCCGACGTAGCTCCGATTCCGTCGTTCGAAGGCCGGTTCGAGCGAGTGGCCGTTCTGGCCTGCCCAGTCTGTGAACTCCTCGTAAGTCTGGATGGCTTCCGACCGCTTGTCCTCCGCCATCGTCCTGATCCGCTGCCACTCACCGGCGACCATCGACTCGCTGAACACGCCATTGGCCTCCAGTCGCTTGACCCGATTGAGCACCTGCTGTTGAGCGTCGAACGTGCCGTAGGTATCTCCGCGAAGATACAGTTCTGCCCGAAGATGTGTGTCCCCTGTCATAGCTTTCACATCGCTAGCTTCTCCAGAGACCCTCAAAACTCTTTCCCAGACTTACATGCTAGCATATAACATAATCTTGGAATAGAGAATCAGTGGTATGAGTGTCTCTATATACATAATATGGGGTATCTACCTGAATACGGAAGCCCCTTATATTATTAGTACGTCAACAATTATTTTCCTCTTAGGTCGATGTTAGTTTCGATATCTGTCGAACAAATTAGTGGCCTGTTCCTTTCAGTTGTGACGATCAATTCACAAATTTATAAGGAATCGTATACTTGTCTATTCGGGACTTTGGTGTTCAAGCATTCCCGTGATGACCTGTTCGAGGGCTCGCTGGCCAGAGGTTCCACATGTCTTGCTCGATCCCGCACCGGGGATGGTCGCATACGTGTCCGCTACATTTGCCGGTTCCGTGACCGGTGCGCCTGAGAATATTCGATAGCTGCCGAAATCGCAGCCCACCTTCGTCGAAAATACGGGTAGTCGCGTCCACGCCGCATTTGGACTCCTGTTGACCGCTCCAACCGCGCTGCTCGCGGG
The genomic region above belongs to Haloarcula hispanica ATCC 33960 and contains:
- a CDS encoding COG1361 family protein codes for the protein MRHGVAVLACLVVVGSLPLSVAGASVNASISNVEVSPSSPAPGETVTFDTTVRNLESSDAPLEINDIAIRKSGGRGITEYERVSNLGSIAPGSTLEVPLTASFDSSGSKDLRVIVYGRDRGTGENVELRYPVKLNVKERHPQVDITANDSVAGVESTGEVTVANGLDTQITNVEVVVEGDGVEMTKSRTVRSSVAQNGSITAPFRFRPESAGEHSLTATISYTVDGDTTRNTTRTTVIESDPLRNSVELDTTAVGSGTDRALRVAVSNGGNAPLSDVMISATSENASFQRVLLENISASTTRQVRLNATMDEPRADVTVTANYELGTETEQTTTETTLRSVPGTIDLTGLDVVRQGGRLQISGSASNVGSTDADSVLVSVVNTETVTPATPNRDYFVGTVPASDFVSFDVYARTEGNVTSVPLEVTYLVDDTRKRQTFDVNIDRMGGMAPQPEQDGDSEGGDQNSMLPVFVAGGLALLVVVGVLVRRYRRGDDDIEV
- a CDS encoding ABC transporter ATP-binding protein, with product MTVIDAQGLVKRYRTGGQTLYALAGIDFALEAGEFVSIMGPSGSGKTTLLNILGLLDTPTEGTVLLEGQDVTGLGDSKRTALRKRTIGFVFQHFYLLPTLTAVENVEVPLLLDSDPKVTKRARTLLERLGLGDRLDHKPDELSGGQKQRVAIARSLINSPKVVLADEPTGNLDSETGRQILDEFRRIADEDDVAIVAVTHDDLVNEYVDRTVHLVDGTIGRERKNGG
- a CDS encoding ABC transporter permease, producing the protein MAGRFFPAALMARRNLTRTKMRSLLASLGIVIGVVAIASLGMFGVALQYSFTQNLGNVGNQLTVYPNSGENITELTERDIRTIRREASPTATVSPVKTRIEPVSYNREDAVREQIYGVEDPAALYEAKEGRVSPFRSGALVGSDVAEEHDLHPGSQITVNGTSVRIRAVLEEGDPFSSTNPDNRIIMPATSFSQRGYSEVYVIESTGTQANETAMGIRNSLNDREERVFVQELGSLVDTIEEQFQIINTVLAGIASISLLVAGISILNVMLMSTVERREEIGVLRAVGYQKRDVLKVMLMEATLLGFLGGIAGVILSVGAGLAINHYAVGDAMAVFRLPNAWYVGAAFTFGVLTSIVSGLYPAWKAASEEPVDALRG
- a CDS encoding HTH domain-containing protein is translated as MTGDTHLRAELYLRGDTYGTFDAQQQVLNRVKRLEANGVFSESMVAGEWQRIRTMAEDKRSEAIQTYEEFTDWAGQNGHSLEPAFERRNRSYVGMDRVDDVVVFPVVSLAIYDGDDLEGVFPCSDNERTYTVGDALEAFERGDEHWLAQFDSLSVDRTDPLLEPGVDATI